A stretch of DNA from Arthrobacter globiformis:
TGACCAGCGGACCCGTCCCCAAGGCGATCCCCGCGTCCTTGGCCGCAGCGGCAAACCGGGCCCGGTCCACTGGCGTGCCCCCGGCCACCCGCACGTGGCCGCGCACGGAAGCGCCCTTGCACCGGCCGGCCACCACAGTGATGGCCCGTGCCGAAATTTTCGCGGAAAGCGCCTCGCCGCTCCCCGGCGCCGCCGGAGGCTGCCGCTGTGCCGTCCGTCCCCGCCAGATCATCATGGTGACCACCCGGCGGGCCGCTTCCTCGAGGCGCGAGAGCGGGAGCTTCCCCTCGGTGACAGCCCGGACGACGGCGGCATGCGCGGCGGGGGCATCAGCCGGCATCAGCAGCAGGTCCGCCCCGGCCGCCAGCGCGGCCGGCGCTGCTGAACCGCGGGGATAGCGGCCGGCCACCGCGCCCATGTTGAGCCCGTCCGTGACCGCCACGCCCTTGAAGCCCAGGCCGCGGAGCGCCTTGTAGGTTGCCTTCGAAATGGACGCGGGCACGCCCGGGTCCAGGGCCCGTGCTGCGATGTGTCCGGTCATGATCATGGGGGTTCCTGCCTTGATGGCGGCCTGGAACGGCTGCCAGTCCCGCGCCTTCAGCTGCGCGAGGGTGGCGTTCTGGACGGGGAGGCCCTTATGCGAATCGGTGGTCACCGAGCCGTGTCCGGGAAAGTGCTTGACAGTGGGCAGCACGCCGCCGGCCAGCATGCCTTTGGCGAAGCCGGCACTCAATGCTGCCGCGGCACGGGCGTCGGCGGACATGGAGCGCGCGCCGATCGTGGGATCGGCGGGGCCCATCGTGACGTCGGCCGCGGGCGCGAAGTCCACGGTGAAGCCCAGCGGCGCGAGTTCCGCCGCGAGCCCGGTGCCGGCTTCCGCGGCCAGGGGCACGCTGCCGGCGGCGCCGTAGCTCATGGGGGTG
This window harbors:
- a CDS encoding glycoside hydrolase family 3 N-terminal domain-containing protein — encoded protein: MAWLHRARESVHTTSRPKSPQQRSGVASAGTAAALAALFAVASCTAPPAPEPEQRTTTAPATSASGSPDTPQTASPQTGTHSADPSAAKPATKETAALGWGPQHRDAEAAAGAVAKMTLEEKAGQVLLPFYTGLNHEAQAAMVERLHLAGSMIMADNVPGTATGLVDVPALAGVTRRLDKASRAGGRTWPGLIGVDQEGGAVSRVGTPLTRWPTPMSYGAAGSVPLAAEAGTGLAAELAPLGFTVDFAPAADVTMGPADPTIGARSMSADARAAAALSAGFAKGMLAGGVLPTVKHFPGHGSVTTDSHKGLPVQNATLAQLKARDWQPFQAAIKAGTPMIMTGHIAARALDPGVPASISKATYKALRGLGFKGVAVTDGLNMGAVAGRYPRGSAAPAALAAGADLLLMPADAPAAHAAVVRAVTEGKLPLSRLEEAARRVVTMMIWRGRTAQRQPPAAPGSGEALSAKISARAITVVAGRCKGASVRGHVRVAGGTPVDRARFAAAAKDAGIALGTGPLVTLIGYGGGPAKGDVAVALDAPWPLAQSAAPTKIALYGRTPGAYKALLAVLAGKATAPGKLPAAVGPHRPGTGCK